Genomic DNA from Modestobacter versicolor:
GCATGCCGGGCAGCGTAGGGACGCCGGCTGGGGGCCCGCTGCGGGTCAGCGGGTGAGGCGCTCCAGCTTCCGGGCGGCGACCCAGCGGCGCACCGGGCGGAGGGCGGCGAGCAGCGCGGTGAGGGTGGGCAGCGCCCAGACCAGCACGGCGAGGCCCCCGCTGTCCTCGATCAGGCTCTCGGCCAGGATCAACCAGACCAGCACCAGGGCCAGCGCGGCGGCGGGCAGGAAGACGGCCAGCCAGGAGCGGCCCACCAGCAGGAGCAGCGCGCCGGCCAGCAGCCACAGCGCCAGCACCGCGGGGACGGTGACGACCAGCCAGCCGCCGTCGGCGAACTGGCCGTTGGAGAAGGCCAGCGCGACCAGCCCGAAGAAGGCCAGGAACAGCGCGCTGAGCACCGCCAGGGGCACGACGGCGAGGACCGCCAGCGGCGGACGGCGGCGGACGGGGGCTTCGACGGCGGCGTGCACGCGAGGAACGTAGAGGTCAGCGGCCCGTCGCGGACCCCGCCCCGCCGCGGTGTGACGGCTGGGGTCAGCCGGTGGGTCGGGAGGCGCCGGGCGAGGTCCAGCGGCGGACGGCGGGACCGGACCACCACCCCGCGAGGCCGGCGCACACGGCGGCGGGGACGGCCACCGCCAGCCAGGACCGCCCGGTCCAGAGCCGCACTGCCCCGACCAGCAGCAGCAGCGCGAGCACCGTCCGGCCGGCCGGGTGGACCAGGACCTCGGGCTCGCCGCTGCCGAGCAGCCACCAGGTGCAGGAGACGAGCACGGCCAGGGCGGCCACCGTCGCCGCGGGGGCTGCGACCAGGACCGGCAGCGGCCGTCGCCGGCGGACCAGGGTTGCGGTCGCGGTCATGAGGCCGACCTGGGCCCGCCGCGCCGCTGGTCCGGGCTGCCGCGCGGGGTCAGACCGCGGGCTGGGTCTGCCGTCCCGAGCTGCGCCGCCAGGAGGCGTGCAGCCGGGCGTAGGGGCCGTCGGCGTCCACCAGCTGGGCGTGCGTGCCGCGCTGCGCGACCCGGCCGGCGTCGACGACCAGCACCTCGTCGGCCCGCTCGGCGGTGGAGAGCCGGTGGGCGATGGTCAGCGTGGTGCGCCCGGTGGTGAGCGCGTCGAGCGCCCGGGTCAGCCGCATCTCGGTGGCCGGGTCGACGGCGCTGGTGGCCTCGTCGAGCACCAGCAGGTCGGGGTCGGCGACGTAGGCGCGGGCGACCGCCACCAGCTGCCGCTCCCCCGCCGACAGCGACTCGCCGCGCTGGCCGACGGCGGTGCCGACGCCCTCGCCGAGGCCCTGCACCCAGTCGCCGAGGCCGAGCTCGTCGAAGGCGGTGGCGATCTGCGCGTCGGTCATCCCGGGCCGGCCGTAGCGGACGTTGTCGGCGACCGTGGCGTCGAAGAGGAACCCGTCCTGGGGCACCATCACGACCCGCTCGCGCAGCGAGGAGAAGGCGACCTCGGTCAGCGGCACGCCGCCGACGAGCACCCGGCCCTCGGTGGGGTCCATCAGCCGGGTGACCAGCTTGGCGAAGGTGGTCTTGCCCGAGCCGGTCTCCCCCACGATCGCCACCCGGGTGCGCGGGGCGATGGTCAGGTCGACGTCGTCCAGGGCCTTGCGGCCGCCGGCGGTGTAGGCGAACCCGACGTGGTCGAAGGTGACGTCGAGCGGGCCGGGCGGCAGCGTGCGGGCGTGCGCCGGGTCGGCGACCGCGGGGTCCTGCACGTCGGGGTCGGTGTCGAGCACGTCGAGCACGCGGCGGAAGCCGGCCACGGCGTTCTGCGCCTCGTTGAGCACCTCGCTCGCGGTCTGCACCGGCGCGACGAAGAGGGTGACCAGGAAGAGGAAGGCGACCAGCGTGCCGGCGGAGATCTCCCCCGCGACGCCGAGCAGCACGCCGACGACCACGACGGCGGCGTTGGCCACCGCGGCGACGAACTCGCCGCTGACGTAGACGGCCGCGGTGGTCCGCTGCGCGTCGACCGAGGCCCGGTAGTGCCGGTCGATGGCTCGGTCGATGCGCGCCGCCGTCCGGGCCCGGATGCCGTACGCGCGCACCGTCGGGGCGCCGACCACCGACTCCCCCACGGCGGCGAGCACGTCGCCGACCCGCTCGCGGACGATGCCGTACACGTGGGCCAGCCGGCGGGCGAAGAACTTGACCGCGAACGCCAGCGGGATGAAGCAGACCAGCACCAGCAGGGTCAGCTGCCAGGAGTAGACGGCCATGACGACGACCGCGACCACCAGCTGGCCCAGGCTGACCAGCCCGAGCACGCCGCCCCACTGCATGAAGACCGACAGCTGGTCGACGTCGCTGGTGACCCGGGAGACCAGCGAGCCGCGGCGCTGGCCCTGCTGGTGGAGCACCGACAGGTCGTGGACGTGCCGGAACGCGCGCACCCGCAGCCCGGCCAGCGCGGTCTCGGTCGTGCGGAACAGCCGCACGTTCATCCGGTAGACCGCGAACGCGGTGACCAGGACGACGACCGCGCAGATCGCGACCAGCTCGCGGACCAGCCCGATGTCCGGGCCGCCCGGCGCGTTCAGCCCGCGGTCGAGGGTCTGCTGGACGGCGATCGGCACGACGACCCGACCGGCGGTGGCGATCAGCGCGAGCAGGAAGGTGACCGGCAGACCGCGGCGGAACTCCGGCATCATCCGCAGGCCCCGGCGGAGCGTGGCGGTGGCGCTCTCGTCGGGCCTGTCCATCGGCAGCACGACCTCGGCGGCGGCGGTCATGCCTGCGCCCCGGCGGTCTCGGGCTCGGCCGCGTCGGGCTCGGGCGGCTGGTAGGCGCGCACCAGCCGGGCGTAGCCGGGCACCTGGGCGAGCAGCTCGTCGTGCGAGCCACGGGCGACCAGCCGGCCGTTCTCGATCCAGACCACCTCGTCGGCCAGCGAGATCGTGGCCTGCCGGTAGGCGACGACCACCACGGTCACCGGGCGGTCGGCGGCGCGCAGGGCGTCGAGGATGCGGGCCTCCACCGAGGGGTCGACGGCGCTGGTGGCGTCGTCCAGGACGAGCAGCCGGGGACGGCGGATGACGGCCCGGGCCAGCGCGAGCCGCTGCCGCTGGCCGCCGGACAGGCTGGCGCCGCGCTCGCCGACGTGGGTGTCCAGGCCCTCGGGCAGCCGGGCGACGAAGTCGTCGGCGGCCGCGACGCGGAGCGCCTCGTGCACCTGCTCGTCGGTGAAGTCGCCGCCGAGGGTGACGTTGTCGCGGACGGTGTCGTCGAAGAGGAAGGCCGACTGGGACACGAACGCGACCTGGCTGCTGACCTCGCCCTCGCGCATGGTGCGCAGGTCGACGCCGTCGAGCAGCACCGCGCCGCTGTGCGGGTCGACGAGCCGGACCAGCAGGCCGGCCATCGTGGACTT
This window encodes:
- a CDS encoding ABC transporter ATP-binding protein, translated to MTAAAEVVLPMDRPDESATATLRRGLRMMPEFRRGLPVTFLLALIATAGRVVVPIAVQQTLDRGLNAPGGPDIGLVRELVAICAVVVLVTAFAVYRMNVRLFRTTETALAGLRVRAFRHVHDLSVLHQQGQRRGSLVSRVTSDVDQLSVFMQWGGVLGLVSLGQLVVAVVVMAVYSWQLTLLVLVCFIPLAFAVKFFARRLAHVYGIVRERVGDVLAAVGESVVGAPTVRAYGIRARTAARIDRAIDRHYRASVDAQRTTAAVYVSGEFVAAVANAAVVVVGVLLGVAGEISAGTLVAFLFLVTLFVAPVQTASEVLNEAQNAVAGFRRVLDVLDTDPDVQDPAVADPAHARTLPPGPLDVTFDHVGFAYTAGGRKALDDVDLTIAPRTRVAIVGETGSGKTTFAKLVTRLMDPTEGRVLVGGVPLTEVAFSSLRERVVMVPQDGFLFDATVADNVRYGRPGMTDAQIATAFDELGLGDWVQGLGEGVGTAVGQRGESLSAGERQLVAVARAYVADPDLLVLDEATSAVDPATEMRLTRALDALTTGRTTLTIAHRLSTAERADEVLVVDAGRVAQRGTHAQLVDADGPYARLHASWRRSSGRQTQPAV